The following are encoded in a window of Chondrinema litorale genomic DNA:
- a CDS encoding ABC transporter permease produces the protein MFWNYLKIIKRNFIKNGFLSFINVIGLAIGIAASLLVFMHVTHEYSYDGFHGKVKDIYLVKEEIDFGKRKINITGSTAGFGSIMQESIPEIKDFVRVTFDQKATVSTTEKEKYYESQFYFVDANFLDLFNFKLKVGDKETALNQPNTVLITENTALKYFGEKNPIGKMLYYKSEYAFEVVGILENPPSNSSIQFDFLAPLSSYYTMGSEQETIMNENFAADGPIQTYLYIPEKRNLAFWEKEINGIVKKEEYDIEYVRFYLNPLDAIHLIENPSQKTYLIAFLCTGIVILLLAIMNYTNMVTAQATTRSKETGIRKVIGAKRSTLIIQFLFESAVTNTLAFLLGILLLYLSLNGFINSLELDFNSAFAFGTNFIIVIASLYILCILLGSIYPAIVLSKFNTINILKGGKGRRNSGAVVRKYMTVFQFTASTILICFSLVIQNQVSFMRAQNTGLTKDQVLVLNIHSDIGNKYAALKNTISNQIGILAATTSTKAIYKPAFRGNLIRFSKSPVTGEEVLINMFNVDEKFFETLDIDWKTAPFQDLVNNDVILNDAAMQALDLSDSLIGSSLQSIGINERLVGVVSDFNYKSMQTSIEPLAITVKNDTATTLVRGGASMFVKIHKESNVQVVLANLEEVHNSFLPTQPFNYYFLDEAFNNLYNDELRTARMFQFFTFIANVIAALGLLGLASFAANRRTKEIGIRKVVGASVLNIFYLLAKEYLQLILIAFVIAIPVANYFISEWLTGFAYRIEVKWWFYSIPALLILLIALFAMGGRIIKAATVNPVDTLRNE, from the coding sequence ATGTTCTGGAACTACCTAAAGATAATCAAGAGAAATTTTATCAAAAATGGCTTTCTATCATTCATCAATGTAATAGGCTTAGCCATTGGTATTGCTGCGAGTTTACTGGTTTTTATGCATGTAACTCATGAATACAGTTACGATGGTTTTCATGGTAAAGTGAAGGATATCTACTTAGTAAAGGAAGAAATTGACTTTGGTAAAAGAAAGATTAATATCACCGGTTCTACTGCCGGATTTGGATCTATTATGCAAGAAAGTATCCCCGAAATTAAAGATTTTGTACGGGTTACTTTTGATCAAAAAGCTACCGTAAGCACTACTGAAAAGGAAAAATACTATGAATCTCAATTCTACTTTGTAGATGCTAACTTTCTCGATTTATTCAATTTTAAATTAAAAGTTGGCGATAAAGAAACTGCTCTAAATCAACCAAATACAGTATTAATTACTGAAAATACTGCGCTTAAATACTTTGGTGAAAAGAATCCGATAGGTAAAATGCTTTACTACAAATCGGAGTATGCATTTGAAGTAGTTGGCATATTGGAAAACCCGCCAAGTAACTCTAGTATTCAATTTGACTTTCTGGCTCCTTTAAGCAGTTATTACACTATGGGCTCTGAGCAAGAAACCATTATGAATGAAAATTTTGCTGCTGATGGCCCGATTCAAACATATCTCTACATACCAGAAAAAAGGAATTTAGCATTTTGGGAGAAAGAAATAAATGGCATAGTAAAAAAAGAAGAATATGATATTGAATATGTTCGCTTCTATTTAAATCCTTTAGATGCTATACATTTAATAGAAAACCCAAGCCAAAAAACTTATCTCATTGCATTTCTCTGTACCGGTATTGTAATTCTGTTGCTCGCAATTATGAACTATACCAACATGGTGACTGCACAGGCAACTACCCGATCTAAAGAAACTGGCATTCGCAAAGTAATTGGTGCCAAGCGAAGTACTTTAATTATTCAGTTTTTGTTTGAATCGGCCGTTACAAATACACTTGCATTCCTACTGGGAATACTGTTGCTCTATCTTTCACTCAATGGTTTTATCAATAGTCTTGAACTAGATTTTAACAGTGCGTTTGCCTTCGGTACTAATTTTATTATTGTAATCGCTTCGCTTTACATTTTATGCATCTTGTTGGGTAGTATCTATCCGGCAATTGTACTATCGAAATTTAATACCATCAATATCCTAAAAGGAGGCAAAGGCAGAAGGAATTCTGGTGCTGTTGTTAGAAAATATATGACTGTTTTTCAATTTACAGCTTCTACCATTCTCATTTGCTTTAGTCTGGTTATTCAAAATCAGGTAAGCTTTATGCGAGCCCAAAATACCGGACTCACAAAAGATCAGGTCTTGGTTTTAAACATCCATTCAGACATTGGAAATAAATATGCTGCACTTAAAAATACGATCAGCAACCAGATCGGAATTTTAGCTGCCACAACTTCTACCAAAGCCATTTACAAACCTGCTTTTAGAGGGAATCTAATTCGTTTTTCTAAATCGCCAGTTACGGGAGAAGAGGTGCTAATTAATATGTTTAATGTGGATGAGAAATTCTTTGAGACATTGGATATTGATTGGAAAACTGCTCCTTTTCAAGATTTAGTAAACAATGACGTAATATTGAATGACGCAGCCATGCAAGCGCTTGATCTATCTGATTCACTTATTGGTAGTAGCTTACAAAGTATCGGCATTAATGAAAGGTTGGTGGGAGTAGTTTCAGATTTTAATTATAAATCGATGCAAACTTCTATAGAACCTTTGGCCATTACAGTGAAAAATGATACAGCTACTACCTTAGTTCGTGGTGGAGCTAGCATGTTTGTTAAAATACATAAAGAAAGCAATGTTCAAGTGGTACTGGCAAATCTGGAAGAAGTACATAATAGCTTTTTACCTACGCAACCTTTTAATTATTACTTCTTAGACGAGGCTTTTAATAATTTGTATAATGATGAATTACGCACTGCTAGAATGTTTCAATTCTTCACTTTTATAGCCAATGTAATTGCTGCACTCGGTTTACTTGGTTTGGCTTCGTTTGCAGCTAATAGAAGAACCAAAGAGATTGGTATTAGAAAGGTAGTTGGTGCTTCGGTTTTAAATATTTTCTATCTGCTTGCTAAAGAATACTTGCAACTCATATTGATTGCATTTGTAATCGCTATCCCTGTAGCGAATTATTTTATTAGTGAGTGGCTTACTGGTTTTGCTTATCGCATCGAGGTAAAATGGTGGTTTTATAGTATACCTGCATTGCTCATTTTGCTAATTGCTTTGTTTGCCATGGGAGGTAGAATAATAAAAGCAGCCACCGTAAATCCGGTAGATACTTTGAGAAATGAATAA